CTAAATgaaatgaacattttttttttatcaagtagAATTAAACATGAGTGAATTATATAACTAAAATGCAATCCATATGagatattaattaattttcgaaagtCCTTCCtcatcttattaatatgcatgAATGAAACTAGCCCTGAAAACATGCCCTGAATTAAATCCTAGGTATAGGTCCAGCCTAAGGACTTTAAACAAAGGCCATGATTATCGGAGCCCCCGTTCCACATAAATAAAACGGAAGGGTTAACCGCGGGGGGATTTGTAACCAAATTTGGAAAACACCCCTCGCTTGATCATAGCTCTGCTGAGGTAGGACTTTAAACTGCTCCCCCAAGCCCATGCGGGTAAACCACTGGGTATGAAGTTCTATCCTGGGGACTCCCAAAAACCCCAAGGAACAAGGAGGCCGCCTCCAATGAAGACAACAGGGGGAATAGAAGCCCCCTAGGTGGGCCGAGGAGGGACCTCCCCAAGTTATGATCCAGCCTAAGGACCTTAAACAAAGGCCGTGGTTATCGGAGCCCCCGTTCCACGTAAATAAAACGAAAGTCTTAACCGCGGGGGAATTTGTAACCAAATTTGGAAAACACCCCCCGGCCTGATCATAGCTTTGCTGCACTAGCCCTGAAAACATGCCCTGAATTAAATCCTAGGTATGAAAAGACCTTCTATTATGTATAGACTAAAATGCTATACGATGAACGTtaataatatgaaaaagaagaagaagatgcaatCTTGACTGATGCAGTTGAAAAAAGCAGGTTCAATGTTTCATATCAAATACACACAAAATATCAGGATTCAAGTAAGAGcaatcaaaattattattagtaTTCATTCTTGATATAACAACGCTTCATATGGGCAGAGATCTCGATTCCTCATACATGAAATTTGCAAATTTCCCTATTTGCTCTCCTAGATTTGTTTTTGgggttttcttgttttttaacaAAGATGCAATCCAAAGTTACTAACATGTAAGGTGTGATTTTTCTATCCTTTCGAGTTTATAATATAGACCTAAGGATATAAATGTGAAGATATTGCAATTAATTGATAATTTGATctaaatgcaaatgcaatcacATCTGACGATACGAACTAGAGTGACTTAACAAGATGTAAAATCAAATTCTACGACTTTCTACGGCTCCGTTCGAGAAAATGCACGAATCCAGAACATAGAAAACAAAtcaatgcaaaataaaaatgaaaaatctgaaCATGCAATCGACCCTAAATCTtaaattggaaaagaaacaCGACCTGCAGGGACGAGAGGAGTCGGTGTCTAGGACGGGCGGTTGGGGGGCGGCTCGGGAGCCACGAGACACGATTCGGTCCGACCGAACGGCGCCCGCTCCATCGGCACGAGAGCATCCACAGAGGCGGCAGCGATGGGCTGTACGACGGTGGTGGCAGCCGGCGACGACGGAACGGAGCAGCCCGAGTCGGCGGTGAGTCCCCCGGTGACGTCTCGGAGGTTCGCCGGCGGTGCACTCGCACGGTTTAGCGAAGCGGAATTGGCCGACAGAGATGGTGGCGTTTGGCCTTCGGCGACGGTGGGAAAATCACTGAACATGGAGGGAGGTCCGGCGGAGCATTTGGATTATAGATTCCGTGACTGCCGGTCTCGTTCTTGGAAAATGTTCGTTTACCCCTCCCCCATCTTTCTCTATGTTTTCCTTCTTCGAATCTCCACCGTATCGCTCCCGAATCCACCGCATGAGATTCCAATCAATTTCCGCCGAAATCGAGTCTCGTAAGATTGAAATGATTTGCGAATTTTCCTCGCCTATGCAATTTTGTTGCAATAAATTATGTAAAGCACAGGCTCGTGCGgcaattgatttgaaaaatataatcaatatcacaaaaaatctcaaattaatacatttataagaaatttatccaaattaattttttgactaccaagAACCTAAAATTTGGTACATAATTTACCATCgattagtttctgttaaattttactgtctaATTACTAAGTTAAATAATACGTAGTAGTTAATGAAtgtattaatttagagttttactCTCTGTTTATCATAGGCATAGTAGTtgtggtttttcatggtattaattcaatttaacgaaaataAATGGATGGTAAAATTGTCAcgaatgtaccaatttgagatttttatggttaaaaaattattttggagtaaatttatgataagtgtattaatttggatttttcatggtattaattaggggtgtgcatagaaatcagaaactgcTAGAACCAGACCTCATCGGCCCGGAACCGATGATTCTCATGGGGACAAGTttagttcctagttccaatttACTAGAACTAGTGAATATGGTTTCGTTCCTAATTCTAAGCGTGGAGTtgcccacccacccacccagaTCAAATTGATGTGTGTGTACTACTCTGAAGTTGCGATACTTATTGAAAGAGCTCGACATTGTTTAGTTGGATCAACACAtgtattcaaattaattttttcaagtaCACTGTTCTTTTATAAAGGTGATGGATTCATGTTCATCTTCCTAGTAATTAGAAGTAGATATGCTTGCTCCGTCAAACTACTTTAGCCCTTATCATGTCAACCTATCAATACATCCCCTAGTTGTCGGGTAAATCTTGGCGAAGAACAAGCCAAGCAGTAGGATGAAAGTATGGCATGGTCACTCACCATCTGTATTGCGATCCAAATGAAATTGACAAGTCTTGCACCAATTCCAAATGAAACTCACAATTTCAGGTGTTTTTGGAGACGCTTGCGGGAATCTGTCATGGAAGACATTGACTACCTATGTGGCCATTGAAACTGCATGGACCATGCCCTTCTTGCATTGGTTGATGAAGTCCAAGGTAATAGAGGAACCAGACCGAATCAGCAGTCTAGTTCTCAGGTGAATCAATGGAACTAACAAGCGATTCctagttttgatttttcaaaattgatctTTAGTGGACGGTTCTCGATTTTAAGGTGGAAACTGTCCATTCAGataatgctcacccctagtattAACCctagaaaaataagttttttttaggTCTTTGAGTTTCCCTTGCACGTCAAACTATTTGTCGGGCTGTAAATGCTATTCCTAAATTTAAATGTCCCCAATAACTAGATGCAATGAGGAATGTGATAATGTGCGCAACTAATATTTTGCTTAGAGATCTGACTCTCTCGATATTGATGAGTTTGGTCCCTATTTTCCTTATGAATAGAGCGAGAAGAtctttatttgaatatttaggTGTCGACACCATCAAGTGCCTCCTGAACTTTCATCTTCAATGGTCCATGATGAGGATTAACGACATTGATTGTGGCGTAGACAGAAATCAACCTTTCTCAGAACTTCATCATGCGATGAACGATGACGGGTTACGTTGCTGTCTTTTTCATCTGTTGGACCATGGCACGCGACCAAGACGGAACACCTCGCACGAAGAAAGGCGGTATCGGACTGCTAATGATGATCGGGACGAGTCTGTACATGTCAAACGTgccagggagagagagagagagagggttaaTCTTGAGGTAGCAAAGTCCATCTTGTTTACGGATCTCAAGTCCGGACATCGTTCTCCCTTCACGGTGCGTTGCACTTGCAGAGAAGGGTGGATGCACACGTACTTTGCCACCAAGATATGGCCGAAACGCAGCGTCCTCTCGTGGCCTTTCGCGTCTGGCAACAGGTGCGAGCCATCATTCTTCATTGACCCCTTAAGAGATTTTGAGGAATCACTACTAATGACTCTAAAAGTTTAACATATTATTCTAACACTTCTCTTCACATATGGATTAAACTTTAATCTTAATCTAAAGAGTGAAAATGTCTGAAAACTCATGGAATATGCGTCCGATACTATGCAAAATGCCATGTGAGATCATTTCGAAATTGAAGCTATTGAATGAAGAAGATGTGatttaatattcaattattttaagaCACTCTGATATCTGAAGATCCAAGAATGACGAGCTGAGCACGGCAGCTCCATTGACAATGTCAAGAGATTCGAGAATCACGGGCGAAACACTTTAAAGTTACTAATAGTAATAGCCACCTTGAGTAGGACGAAAGATGATAATGTGTTTCTTCTGAAACATGTCTTCTTTTTGGGGAAACCTCAAAAAGCTTGTGTTCCCCAAGTAACGTAAGCGATTACGTTAGCAGACAGCACTTGGCATTTATGAAATTGCATAATTTAAACTCCTTTGTACACTTCTCAAAACGCTCGATTTAACTCATCACTAGCATCATAGCAAATCTATAACCTAAGTAGTGCCGATACCATCAAGCGATAGGTGACTCGACATGATATAATATAATGACATattgtttctaaaaaaatagaaaattttaacaCGTTcggacacgttatatattaaaatatatatttatatataataaattattatttttatgattatttaaataaaattaatctattcaaattcacaaataaataaataataaataataaaatagaatgaatttacaatataaacattaatctatgatttgttaatattattcgttattttaatttgacaaattcaattcaatttcaataattcataaaactttgaggaaaaaaataagtaattcaAATTCTGAACTCAAATATTGGAGTGcgtaagaagagaaaagaaaattttccatttcttatttttattatttttattttttaaaatatttacattttgatcaCTCATTTAGTAAAAATTGTTAGAATTGACCTCGTGTATGTTGAAATTCCAAACTCAAGTGTCGGAAAGTATCGATAGAATAGATTGGGTATTGGATTTTCCAACATGTGTTAATTGAAAGTATCGAGAGAGTAGATCGGGTATTGGATTTTCCAACATGTGTTGACTAAGTATTGGACATGTGTCGGAGTATCCGATATTACAGGAAGGCTTCAACAGAGTGTCGATACTTCATAGTCTATAAGTTATCCGCACTTCGCTATTGAAATGCGACTATTACTCTTTCcgtgatttcaaaaaaaaaaaaaaaaacctcgaaaTTTCTTAAGGCAAAGACGATGCTCGCGACATGACTTGAGATTGTTTAAAGTGGAAAATGCACGCGGTTGGGGAACTcgaattggttttttttctttttttttcttttttgggtcgaattGTGTATATATTTTGAAGCGTCCTAAAATGGACGATGTTTATTTGTGgtcaaggaggaagatgaactGATCTTCTGCTACACcacaaaaaagataaagaaaataaaaaatacatataatattaataatgaTGGCATCAAAGAAGGTGAAGAagccataaacttttttttttttaaataaatattaaaattcccTCTTGCTCAATTAGTTTTATCACATTCCACACCCACGAGTGATACCATGggctatgattttttttttttttttttggggtcgaaaTACTATGTGCTATGCTCAGCTGACTAAACagcttatttttaattttaacttttgtgTCACGCAGTTAAAGGATATCATCATTTACATGTTTACTTGACATGGagttacacttttttttttttttttttttacacttcaATAGTAGAGaaacgaataaaaaaaaatattggtatCCACGTGTATTAAATAAGACCCGGAGTCAAAAATTATGTGAATGGTCCCGGATATGAGAATGTACGACTCGATGAGGCGAATCAAACCTTTCCATGGCGTAGAGATTACCAAGCATTTTCATTATTATCTATTAGcaacaaaataattcatatattttgaaaGAGACTTGGATGAAGGATGCAATAACATTCTAtcccgactttttttttttttttgggtggaccCACAGCGTACATTTTTGTCATTGCTCGTGGTCCTACTGTAGAACCTATGGCTAAAATACCCGTACAAGGGGATATAGGACCAACAGCTAACTCACATATTTTTTGTAACTATTCAGTGCAAATAAGAAATCTAGCCAAGTGACCATCACTTGGCCCACTCGTGATGCGCACACACTCGACGCGTGCCTCGACACCATTTGTGGATTAAATAATAAATGTAGCCAAGTGAGTTTATCCTAGTTTTATAGTGCTAGGGAAGAATAGACAAGAAAGGATTGAATTCTTTTAACCCTCTAGCATTGGCGTAGTTGGTAAGATGTTGGAGGGATTTCCAACCTAAAAAGAGCTACCCATTTGAATCTTACAAATTAAGTATGAACTTCTTCAAGTGTTCAAACTGCTCTCTATCAAGACCATGTGCACATGTCTGAAGGTTTACGAGACTTGTAGGATATTTCTCGGCTCTTCAAATAGTCGGCTTTTACATCCGTGACCTTGAATCATCTTTTCATTAAGTCTTCTAGAACTAGACATTGGCTAGACATTGGCTTTGATGTGTGGCGAGTTATAAATAACTACATCCAGCATTCTCCCCATGCAATCTCTGTTACTATGCATATGAGAAAAGGTCAATAACGCTCGAATCTCCAATTTACTTTTAGTCCTTTAGGAGGGGGCAGCAGAGCATCTTATATTTTAAACGCTTGATTTCGACGCGATAACTTTTTTAAATGTTCAATCAAACAATTTATGGGACTTTCAAGATGATTAAACGTTAGATCctaaagattaattttttatatattttttattgattaatatcaccgatacatttatgataaatttttccaaattaatttttcaaccacaaaaatcttcagatttgtacatttgtaacaaatttaacgataaaatttaacataaaaaaactacaaactgatatacttaaattaatatatttatcaatTGTCACATGTAATTCAAAttagtaatttgacaataaaatttaatagaaattaatggaggtaaatttgttataaatacatcaatttaagattttttatagttacaaaattaatttagagcAAATTTATATCGGAATTTTTCATTGtattgatcatttttttctatCGAGGATTTTTATTACCATTGACGTGCCCATGCAATGATGCAATGAAGAATTTACATTTCCGAGTGGactgaaaatatatatatttttatatatatacacacacacacacacacatatatatatatatatatatatatatatatgtttatatatacacatatatgtTTGCTCGAGGCCTCCACATCATCAGGAAGCTAAATCCATTAAGTAGCGGCCGAGGCCTCCGGTCGTTCCCTCGATTCTCTCCCACAAAATCCTCAAGCCCTCcgcgccaccgccaccgccaccgccatgCCGGCCAGCGAGCTCCGCCCGCAGACGGCGGCGGCCACCCAGCCACCGCCGCAGCCGCACCAGCCGTCGGACtacgagagggaggaggaggagttcgtGTGGACGCAGATAAAGGCGGAGGCCCGGCGGGACGCGGAGTCGGAGCCGGCGCTGGCGAGCTTCCTCTACTCGACGGTGCTCTCCCACTCCTCCCTCGCGCGGTCCCTCTCCTTCCACCTCGGCAACAAGCTCTGCTCCTCCACCCTCCTCTCCACCCTCCTCTACGACCTCTTCCTCAGCGCCTTCTCCTCCGACCACCCCCTCCgcgccgccaccgtcgccgacCTCCGCGCCGCCCGCGCCCGCGACCCCGCCTGCGTCTCCTTCTCCCACTGCCTCCTCAACTACAAGGGCTTCCTCGCGTGCCAGGTTAGGGATCGCGATTTCGTCGATCGCGATTTCGCCGTCTCCGCAATTCGCGTGTCGTTAGATTGAGGCCGATGATTTTCCTGCACTGCTTCTTGGGCGTGATTTACGAGATCAAtctgattccaatttttttgtctttttttgtatttggtGAAATTTCGGGTTTGGAATAGTGAAGTGAGGGGTGACCTGGATTGTAGGATTAGAATATTCAGGGTTcaattttagtttctttttctcgTGTACAAGTCAATGCGAGGCGATAATTAAGCTAAGCTATCTTTTCATTGGGTATATAGAATAGGGTCTTCTTGATTGATGCGACTGGAATTCGACTTGCAGATCTCCACTGAGGTTCTGcgtttgaagagagagaaagggggcgTTGGGGTATTAGGAGCTGTACCCACTTCCTATTTCCTTCCATTGTTGTTTCTGTGCGTGCAAGCTTGGATTTTTAGCTTGATGGAAGGCAATGAGAAATGATTTTGCTAATCTTTTGCCTGTGGCTTGACTTCGGGTTTTGTCCTGATAGTTGATTTAGAGAGGTGAAACAATGAGGGTGCTGATATTGTTGTTGTCTGCTCATACTAGGCACAACGAGTGGCGCATAAATTGTGGAATCAGTCGCGTCGGCCACTGGCACTTGCGCTTCAGTCTCGGATATCCGATGTCTTTGCCGTCGACATACACCCGGCTGCTAAAATCGGTAAAGGGGTCTTGTTCGATCATGCCACGGGAGTGGTGGTTGGTGAGACGGCCGTGATTGGGAACAACGTGTCCATTCTGCATCATGTTACGCTCGGCGGAACGGGCAAGGCAGGTGGCGATAGGCATCCTAAGATTGGGGATGGGGTCCTGATTGGAGCGGGCGCGACGATACTAGGGAACGTGAAGATTGGAGAGGGAGCGAAGATTGGGGCTGGATCGGTCGTGCTGATCAACGTGCCGCCTAGGACAACTGCAGTGGGGAACCCGGCGAGGCTGGTGGGCGGAAAGGAGAAGCCAAAGGAGCACGAGGAGGTTCCTGGAGAGTCCATGGATCATACTTCCTTCATCTCCGAGTGGTCAGGTTATATAATTTAACATgcctgttcttttttttttgtgtgcgtGATGGTTCAGTTCGGATGATGGTGCGAATGTTGCTCGCCATGCCGCTTTAGCTGTCAtgtttgtttatgttggctAAGGAACATTGCGGTTCTTGTCGTGAGCCTTGGAACCGCATCCGTGTGTGTATGTATACCGTCAACTCCTTGTACCGATTCCCCGGCTTTAAATTACAATCGTCCTGGTTTGGGTTGCTGATAAGTCATTAAAAAATCGACCGCGAGAATCAGGTTCTACTCTTCTCATGTGATATGGGATATATAATTGGGCGCCCTTAAACTTGCCGATTCCGTGTTACATTCAAATTTCGAGTTGCTTTGCAGTATTGAATTGCTAAAGTTCGAGATTGGGTTTGCTTTTGTATGCATTGCTGACATGACACCGATTGTTCTCCCTCGGAAAAGTACTTTTGGGCCGGCTTTTTGACCTTCGCACTGCCGAATCGTTGACCCATGAAAGGCATTTTTAACGCAAAGTAGCAGCAGATGATTCTATAGCTTTGAAGTGCCTTTAGCTCGCCCTGCATCACGCTGCCTATTCTGCATCTGCTGAGAAGCCACCTGGGCTTTTAAAATCAAGCTCCGCAAAGCCCCCGGAGCTATCGAAAAGGGGCAACGCGTGCGTACTTCGAAGTTGACCTTCGTACAGGGGACGCGATGCGGAGTCTAGTCATCGAACCGTGGGGGCATGCCTTTGCTCGAATGAATTAATTTAGAGCCTGGTCAGAGGCTCTGAGCGAGTCTCTGGTGATGACACGAGAAATCTTGAACTACTGATGGTTTTAGCCCATCGTTCATCtgccgaaaagaaaaaggacagaAAAAAAGGAGTCGAATGAACATGGATATTCTTGATTTTGACCAAGAGTTGATGAAAACATTTAATTTCAGActgcctttcctttttgaaataattagtcattgaaaaacgtttttattatcgacaacaattcATGTCTAGaatattttatgaataatgaattttttaaatttatttatttttgtaagtgattatttataggaaatttttttaaataattcatttttccgAAAAAATAATTGGAGAGCTTTTGTGTGTTTACTTGTGTTCATCGGTAGGCTGGATGTGGGCTGTCATTTTGCTTCTTGAATTTGTCACCAGGAACCAAGAAAAAGCCCAGCCCATTGCATCCGAGACCCACtcccccaaaaataaaataaaaatcgactCACAACCTTCGAACGTCTGAAAAATTGTCTAACCTCTTTGCACGTAGAACAAGGATGACACTACCCTGCAcacgtccaaaaaaaaaacacaaaagccCAACCTTTTACTGGTTGGATAGAAATGACATTCGTCGCAAATTCCACCTGCTCATGTTAAATCTCATGTGTCATTCTGTGTGACTCTCTTTACTAACATGCATAATGAACCAGATTAATCACAACAAGAATGGTGTTTTTCGTACAAAATGCATGATTTAGCTCACCATGCACGTTGGCACAATGAGACATGTAG
This genomic stretch from Eucalyptus grandis isolate ANBG69807.140 chromosome 3, ASM1654582v1, whole genome shotgun sequence harbors:
- the LOC104436506 gene encoding serine acetyltransferase 5, which codes for MPASELRPQTAAATQPPPQPHQPSDYEREEEEFVWTQIKAEARRDAESEPALASFLYSTVLSHSSLARSLSFHLGNKLCSSTLLSTLLYDLFLSAFSSDHPLRAATVADLRAARARDPACVSFSHCLLNYKGFLACQAQRVAHKLWNQSRRPLALALQSRISDVFAVDIHPAAKIGKGVLFDHATGVVVGETAVIGNNVSILHHVTLGGTGKAGGDRHPKIGDGVLIGAGATILGNVKIGEGAKIGAGSVVLINVPPRTTAVGNPARLVGGKEKPKEHEEVPGESMDHTSFISEWSGYII